The following proteins come from a genomic window of Penaeus monodon isolate SGIC_2016 chromosome 22, NSTDA_Pmon_1, whole genome shotgun sequence:
- the LOC119587300 gene encoding pupal cuticle protein 36a-like, protein MRLLIAAFVTAAYAAPQGYSPPSSGGGFSAGGGGGFSGGGGGFSGGGFSGGGGISGGAFSGRGGGGSGYGGGGCNAGEILHVDGSCVVPIISRNVFVYDAPEQQEESGPPPNIPPPRINHNILFVRVPEKGAAPEPIIVPPPRQQSVVYVLNKDDGGGGQQVIEVTAPPPSNPEVYFVNYAEGDNPQLPIGVDLQTALQAAANGGGQVIGGGGGSGGGFGGGSGGGFGGGSGGGFGGGSGGGFGGGSGSLGGGSGGNYGPPPAPSNTYSGDSGPPPSIPPPRVDHSILFICISEEGRGPEPIIIPPPKQESTVYVLNKNGVDGEQRMVEMIIAPPSNPEVSSTTTREKIQPFLLEWIFRLLFRQLLKPAVRSSEALKVLEEGSSVVLEDLVKVVLLILVVVEELVVSVAVEELVDSVVVEELVVSAAAEIVQERSSGSSLSGPSLRTYFKI, encoded by the exons ATGAGACTTTTG ATTGCTGCATTCGTTACTGCAGCGTACGCTGCGCCACAAGGATATAGTCCTCCATCCTCGGGAGGTGGCTTCTCcgcgggaggaggtggaggattttctggaggaggtggaggattttCCGGAGGAGGATTCTCTGGTGGTGGAGGAATCTCTGGTGGTGCATTCTCCGGcaggggaggtggaggatctggatatggaggaggaggatgcaatGCAGGAGAGATTCTTCATGTTGACGGTTCCTGTGTCGTTCCCATAATCTCACGCAACGTATTTGTCTATGACGCTCCCGAACAGCAGGAAGAAAGTGGTCCACCACCAAATATTCCTCCACCAAGAATCAACCACAACATCCTATTCGTCCGCGTTCCTGAGAAGGGAGCAGCGCCTGAGCCAATCATCGTTCCTCCACCAAGGCAACAGAGCGTGGTGTACGTCCTGAACAAggacgatggaggaggaggacagcaAGTGATCGAAGTGACAGCTCCTCCACCGTCCAACCCTGAGGTTTACTTCGTCAACTATGCTGAAGGAGATAACCCTCAGCTGCCCATTGGAGTTGATCTCCAGACTGCTCTCCAAGCGGCTGCCAACGGCGGAGGACAAGTCATCGGCGGAGGCGGAGGTTCTGGTGGTGGATTTGGCGGTGGCTCCGGTGGCGGATTTGGCGGTGGTTCTGGTGGCGGATTTGGTGGTGGTTCCGGCGGCGGATTTGGCGGTGGTTCTGGTAGTCTTGGTGGGGGTTCTGGTGGTAATTATGGCCCACCACCCGCTCCCTCGAACACATACTCAGG GGATAGTGGACCACCACCTAGTATTCCGCCGCCGAGAGTTGATCACAGTATCCTGTTCATATGCATTTCTGAAGAAGGTCGAGGACCCGAACCCATCATTATTCCACCACCAAAACAGGAAAGCACTGTGTACGTCCTGAACAAGAACGGAGTGGACGGAGAACAGCGCATGGTCGAAATGATAATTGCTCCTCCTTCAAATCCTGAGGTTTCATCAACTACGACGAGGGAGAAAATCCAACCCTTCCTATTGGAGTGGATCTTTAGACTGCTCTTCAGGCAGCTGCTGAAGCCGGCGGTCAGGTCATCGGAGGCTCTGAAGGTGCTAGAAGAGGGATCGAGTGTGGTGCTGGAGGATTTGGTGAAAGTAGTGCTGTTGATCTTGGTGGTAGTGGAGGAGCTGGTGGTTTCGGTGGCTGTGGAGGAGCTAGTGGATTCAGTGGTAGTGGAGGAGTTGGTGGTTTCGGCGGCAGCGGAGATCGTGCAGGAAAGAAGTTCAGGCAGTAGTCTTTCTGGCCCCAGCTTAAGAACCTACTTCAAAATATAA
- the LOC119587541 gene encoding glycine-rich cell wall structural protein 2-like produces MKLLITSLFIAIAGAAPDGYGSGGGSGGGGGFSGGGGFSSGGGGGFSGGGGGFFGGGGFSGGGGFSGGGGFSGGGSNSGGSGYGGGGCSAGEILHVDGSCVVPIISRNVFVYDAPEQQEESGPPPNIPPPRIDHNILFVRVPEKGAAPEPIIVPPPRQQSVVYVLNKDDGGGGQQVIEVTAPPPSNPEVYFVNYAEGDNPQLPIGVDLQTALQAAANGGGQVIGGGGGSGGFGGGSGGGFGGGSGGGFGGGSGGGLGGGSGGGFGGGSGGGFGGGSGGGLGGSYSPPAPSNAYSAP; encoded by the exons atgaagcttttg ATCACCTCACTTTTCATCGCTATTGCGGGGGCGGCGCCCGACGGATACGgtagtggaggtggaagtggaggtggcgGAGGATTCTCTGGCGGAGGAGGATTCTccagtggtggaggtggagggttctccggaggaggcggaggattcTTTGGTGGAGGAGGATTTTCCGGTGGTGGAGGATTCTCCGGTGGTGGTGGATTTTCTGGAGGTGGAAGTAATAGTGGAGGATctggatatggaggaggaggatgcagtgCAGGAGAGATTCTTCATGTTGACGGTTCCTGTGTCGTCCCCATAATCTCACGCAACGTATTTGTCTATGACGCTCCCGAACAGCAAGAAGAAAGTGGTCCACCACCAAATATTCCTCCACCAAGAATCGACCACAACATCCTATTCGTCCGCGTTCCTGAGAAGGGAGCAGCGCCTGAGCCAATCATCGTTCCTCCACCAAGGCAACAGAGCGTGGTGTACGTCCTGAACAAggacgatggaggaggaggacagcaAGTGATCGAAGTGACAGCTCCTCCACCGTCCAACCCTGAGGTTTACTTCGTCAACTATGCTGAAGGAGATAACCCTCAGCTGCCCATTGGAGTTGATCTCCAGACTGCTCTTCAAGCGGCTGCCAACGGCGGAGGTCAAGTCATCGGCGGAGGCGGAGGATCTGGCGGATTTGGCGGTGGTTCCGGTGGCGGATTTGGCGGTGGTTCCGGTGGCGGATTTGGCGGTGGTTCCGGCGGTGGACTTGGCGGTGGTTCTGGTGGCGGATTTGGCGGCGGTTCCGGTGGTGGATTTGGCGGCGGTTCAGGCGGTGGTCTTGGTGGTAGCTATAGCCCTCCAGCCCCTTCAAACGCCTATTCTGCACCGTAA
- the LOC119587299 gene encoding keratin, type II cytoskeletal 1-like, producing MKFLIISLAVVATSIADRQGYNLATPSGRGFSHGAQGGGGGSFGGGGGGFSGGNGFSGGGGGFSGSGGNGFSSVGGSSSGQGYGGGGSGGACREGEILHVDGSCVVPIVSRNVFVYNAPEQPQGESGPPPSIPPPRVDHNILFVRIPEEGPGPEPIIVPPPRQESIVYVLNKSGGDGGQRVIEVTAAPPSNPEVYFVNYEEGENPTLPIGVDLQTALQAAAEAGGQVIGGSSGGGGGIGGGFGGSSGGAGGFGGSGRGAGGFGDSGGAGGFGGNSAGDLGGSGISAGGFGGSTDSGRGSGRGLYGPPS from the exons ATGAAGTTCTTG ATAATTTCTTTGGCTGTGGTCGCTACGTCTATCGCCGACCGTCAAGGCTATAACCTAGCAACACCCTCCGGAAGAGGATTCTCACATGGCGCtcaaggtggaggaggaggatcctTCGGCGGTGGAGGCGGAGGATTCTCTGGAGGAAATGGATTCTCAGGCGGTGGAGGTGGATTTTCAGGCAGTGGAGGAAATGGATTCTCAAGTGTCGGAGGTTCTTCATCTGGACAAGGTTATGGGGGCGGAGGATCCGGAGGAGCCTGCAGAGAAGGAGAGATCCTGCACGTAGATGGATCATGCGTCGTTCCCATCGTTTCAAGAAATGTGTTCGTTTATAATGCTCCCGAACAGCCTCAAGGGGAAAGCGGGCCGCCACCAAGTATTCCCCCACCGAGGGTTGATCACAATATTCTGTTCGTACGCATTCCTGAAGAAGGTCCAGGACCAGAACCTATCATCGTTCCACCACCAAGACAGGAAAGCATTGTGTACGTCCTGAACAAGAGCGGAGGTGACGGAGGACAACGCGTGATCGAGGTGACAGCTGCTCCTCCTTCAAATCCTGAGGTATATTTCGTCAACTACGAAGAGGGAGAAAATCCAACACTTCCTATTGGAGTGGATCTTCAGACTGCTCTCCAGGCAGCTGCTGAAGCAGGCGGTCAGGTCATTGGAGGTTccagtgggggtggaggaggaattgGCGGTGGTTTTGGAGGCAGTTCCGGTGGTGCTGGAGGATTTGGTGGTAGCGGAAGGGGAGCTGGTGGTTTTGGTGACAGTGGAGGAGCTGGTGGTTTTGGTGGAAATAGCGCTGGCGATCTTGGTGGGAGTGGCATTAGCGCTGGTGGTTTTGGTGGCAGTACAGATAGCGGAAGGGGTTCAGGCCGTGGTCTGTATGGTCCTCCATCTTAA